A single window of Leptospira semungkisensis DNA harbors:
- a CDS encoding DUF1801 domain-containing protein: protein MVEKNSPEKNLQIIQEILKPMPEGILEIVDKLRKSIRSYFPELEEKGYPVWKAIGYRDKNSGYVCGIFPFLERVQLIFEWGILFQDPKNVLLGETKQIRYLEYTSLEEIRFPLIREFILQGLSLPQGTKDKKFLAQGILSKTTTAKSKKIEAKKQLAKKDSIKKAKAKTSIEKKSVKRKGKP from the coding sequence ATGGTCGAAAAAAATTCTCCGGAAAAGAACCTTCAGATCATTCAGGAAATATTGAAGCCTATGCCTGAGGGAATCTTAGAGATAGTCGACAAACTTCGAAAATCCATTCGATCCTATTTTCCGGAATTAGAAGAGAAAGGTTATCCAGTTTGGAAGGCAATCGGCTATCGAGATAAAAATTCTGGATACGTTTGTGGTATCTTTCCTTTTCTGGAAAGAGTACAGCTGATATTTGAATGGGGGATCTTATTTCAAGATCCGAAAAATGTTCTATTGGGTGAGACTAAACAGATTCGATATTTAGAATATACATCCTTAGAAGAAATACGATTTCCTTTGATTCGAGAATTTATTTTGCAGGGTTTATCCTTGCCTCAAGGAACCAAGGACAAGAAATTTTTAGCACAAGGAATTCTCTCCAAGACAACAACTGCAAAATCAAAAAAGATAGAGGCAAAGAAGCAATTGGCAAAAAAAGATTCTATCAAGAAGGCTAAAGCCAAAACATCTATAGAAAAGAAGTCTGTTAAACGAAAAGGAAAACCTTAA
- a CDS encoding DUF423 domain-containing protein codes for MVSKNSNSNLLFFAGLLGFLGVALGAFGAHGLKSILTPDLMTIFDTGSKYHLIHSVVLLALALSEKTTESKPLRVGFWFIFAGVLIFSGSLYILSITGIRILGAVTPFGGVSLLIGWSSIAYSAFIKKD; via the coding sequence ATGGTATCCAAAAATTCTAATTCTAACTTACTCTTTTTCGCAGGACTTCTAGGCTTCTTAGGAGTTGCATTGGGGGCTTTCGGAGCTCACGGATTAAAATCAATTTTAACTCCAGATCTAATGACCATCTTTGATACGGGATCCAAATATCATTTGATCCATTCTGTAGTTTTACTCGCTCTTGCATTGAGTGAGAAAACTACAGAATCCAAACCTCTAAGAGTCGGATTCTGGTTTATCTTTGCAGGAGTTCTGATCTTTTCTGGATCTCTTTATATTCTTTCGATCACCGGAATTAGGATCCTAGGAGCAGTTACTCCTTTTGGAGGAGTTTCTCTATTGATCGGATGGTCCTCCATCGCTTATTCCGCGTTCATTAAGAAAGATTAA
- a CDS encoding NADPH-dependent F420 reductase, producing the protein MKIGILGTGMVGNTIGSKLIEKGYEVKMGSRSAQNEKAAEWVAKSGSKASQGTFKDAATFGEILFNCTKGEVSLEVLRQAGAENLKGKILADVSNALDFSKGRPPGLLTDSHNSLGEMIQKEFPDLKVVKTLNTTNCSIMVDASLIKGEHDIFVCGNDAEAKKTISNLLAKDFGWNNIIDLGDIVGARAAEMLLPMWVRLYGIYGHANFNFHIVK; encoded by the coding sequence ATGAAAATCGGCATATTAGGAACTGGAATGGTCGGAAACACGATCGGATCCAAGTTAATTGAAAAAGGTTACGAAGTCAAAATGGGTTCTCGTTCTGCACAAAACGAAAAGGCTGCTGAATGGGTGGCAAAGTCCGGAAGCAAGGCTTCTCAAGGAACCTTTAAGGACGCAGCCACATTCGGTGAGATCTTGTTCAATTGTACGAAAGGAGAAGTCAGCCTAGAAGTACTTCGTCAAGCTGGTGCTGAAAATCTGAAAGGCAAAATACTAGCCGACGTTTCGAACGCTCTCGACTTCTCCAAAGGAAGACCTCCAGGTCTGCTTACTGATAGTCATAACTCTTTGGGAGAAATGATCCAGAAGGAATTTCCGGATCTAAAAGTAGTCAAGACTCTAAACACTACGAACTGTTCCATCATGGTAGATGCTTCTTTGATCAAAGGAGAACATGATATTTTCGTTTGCGGAAATGATGCCGAAGCAAAGAAAACGATCTCTAACCTTCTCGCAAAAGACTTCGGTTGGAACAATATTATAGATCTTGGGGATATAGTGGGAGCAAGAGCTGCCGAGATGCTCCTGCCTATGTGGGTCCGATTATACGGGATCTATGGACATGCAAACTTCAATTTCCATATCGTAAAATAG
- a CDS encoding ABA4-like family protein has product MSPELIFTIASRFAILGWILLAVIPKQKITRILVRSGAWSAALSLLYLIVFAFHIGGEGNFQTLQGVAQLFSNPWVLLAGWVHYLAFDLFLGVWETKEAEELGISKWILIPCLFFTLMFGPVGYLFFQVVRWIKGGDRASI; this is encoded by the coding sequence ATGAGTCCAGAGTTGATTTTTACGATAGCGAGTCGATTTGCGATCCTAGGTTGGATCTTGCTCGCAGTTATTCCGAAGCAAAAGATTACCAGGATCTTAGTGAGAAGCGGAGCTTGGTCTGCGGCACTTTCCCTTTTATACTTAATCGTATTTGCCTTTCATATAGGTGGGGAAGGGAATTTTCAGACCTTGCAGGGAGTAGCTCAGTTATTTTCCAATCCTTGGGTGCTTCTGGCAGGCTGGGTTCACTATCTGGCGTTCGATCTATTCTTAGGAGTTTGGGAAACCAAGGAAGCGGAAGAATTGGGAATTTCTAAATGGATCTTAATCCCATGTTTGTTCTTCACTCTTATGTTTGGCCCAGTTGGATATCTATTCTTTCAAGTGGTTCGCTGGATCAAAGGAGGAGACCGTGCAAGTATCTAA
- a CDS encoding TetR/AcrR family transcriptional regulator, with product MPAKKKTKKPEGAYHHGNLAETLKSLALNRLEESKDSAFTIREIAREAGVSHAAAYRHFPSRIDLLAEISKEGFIKITEEFTLAERSASANDPFDRLQKLGLAYIRFCIQHPGYYRAMWHTDLGSMEDLTELQEIGKQSFLKLWDTILSCEAEGNSGFSPKEMAAASWSIVHGYSVLINEGQMENPLLQINKKNAVQEAEKILKILNLGLMKRNTK from the coding sequence ATGCCTGCGAAGAAAAAAACGAAGAAACCGGAAGGCGCCTATCATCACGGAAATTTAGCGGAAACCCTGAAATCATTGGCCTTGAACCGTTTGGAAGAAAGCAAAGATTCCGCTTTTACAATAAGAGAGATCGCAAGAGAAGCAGGTGTGAGCCACGCTGCGGCCTATCGACATTTTCCCTCTAGGATCGATCTACTTGCAGAAATCTCTAAAGAAGGTTTTATAAAGATCACAGAAGAATTTACTCTGGCAGAAAGATCGGCTTCTGCAAATGATCCGTTTGATCGGCTTCAAAAACTAGGCCTTGCATACATTCGTTTTTGCATTCAGCATCCAGGATACTACAGAGCAATGTGGCATACTGATCTAGGATCCATGGAAGATCTAACCGAGTTACAGGAAATAGGGAAACAATCTTTTTTAAAACTATGGGATACGATCTTAAGCTGTGAGGCAGAGGGAAACTCAGGTTTCTCTCCCAAAGAAATGGCAGCGGCAAGCTGGTCTATAGTACATGGTTACTCCGTTCTGATCAATGAAGGTCAAATGGAGAATCCTCTTTTGCAGATCAATAAGAAGAACGCTGTGCAAGAGGCGGAGAAAATATTGAAGATCTTAAATTTAGGTTTAATGAAGAGAAATACAAAATAG
- a CDS encoding TRL domain-containing protein — translation MFLTNCLYTNIKSPGWYYSQSYSDVRGMEPIGKLEGVSCGTSWLWAVYTGDESYEAAVQNAIKDKADLLFDVQTDYSYKSFLFALYFEKCTRVSGIGVKLPQRLLKKE, via the coding sequence ATGTTCCTTACGAACTGTCTTTATACCAATATCAAGTCTCCAGGCTGGTACTATTCTCAAAGTTATTCCGACGTGAGGGGAATGGAACCCATCGGTAAATTAGAAGGAGTTTCCTGCGGCACGAGCTGGTTGTGGGCGGTATATACGGGAGATGAAAGTTACGAGGCGGCTGTCCAAAATGCCATCAAGGATAAAGCGGATCTTCTCTTCGATGTGCAAACGGACTATAGTTATAAATCCTTTTTATTCGCTCTCTATTTCGAAAAATGTACTCGAGTGAGCGGAATAGGAGTCAAGCTTCCTCAAAGACTCCTGAAGAAAGAATGA
- a CDS encoding PhzF family phenazine biosynthesis protein → MIEEYKIYQIDAFADSLFKGNPAAVVPWKGEWLSDTVLLQIAAENNLSETAFYRSNGKPGEFDLRWFTPGVEVDLCGHATLASAFAIYELEEGANTLPSSLRFHTKSGILEVFREKDLYYLDFPSRAPVVLEQSLHDFAECFDILPRQVWKARDILFLFEKESDVRNLVPNFEKIKELPYFAAIVTAPADAGKPYDFVSRFFAPAKGVPEDPVTGSAHCTLIPYWSNRIGKKYLRAYQASKRGGHLLCEDRGERVRIGGTCKLYLKGSFYLE, encoded by the coding sequence ATGATTGAAGAATATAAGATCTATCAGATTGATGCATTCGCGGATTCCCTCTTTAAAGGAAATCCTGCTGCAGTGGTGCCTTGGAAAGGAGAATGGCTTTCCGATACAGTTTTGCTTCAGATCGCCGCCGAGAACAATTTATCCGAGACTGCATTTTATAGATCCAATGGAAAACCTGGAGAATTCGATCTGAGATGGTTTACTCCCGGAGTAGAAGTAGATCTTTGCGGACATGCAACACTAGCTTCTGCTTTTGCAATTTACGAATTGGAAGAAGGGGCCAATACTCTTCCTTCTTCTCTTCGCTTTCATACTAAAAGTGGGATCTTGGAGGTCTTTCGAGAGAAGGATCTATATTATCTAGATTTTCCTTCTAGGGCTCCGGTTGTGTTAGAGCAATCCTTGCATGATTTCGCGGAATGTTTCGATATCCTTCCCAGACAAGTATGGAAAGCCAGGGATATTCTTTTTCTTTTCGAGAAGGAATCTGATGTTCGTAACCTTGTTCCAAATTTTGAGAAGATCAAAGAACTTCCTTACTTTGCTGCGATAGTAACTGCTCCCGCTGACGCAGGAAAACCTTATGATTTTGTATCCAGATTCTTTGCGCCTGCAAAAGGAGTTCCTGAAGATCCGGTGACTGGGTCCGCGCATTGTACTTTGATCCCGTATTGGTCTAATAGGATTGGTAAAAAATATCTAAGAGCCTACCAAGCTTCGAAGAGAGGTGGACATCTTCTTTGTGAGGACAGGGGAGAAAGAGTTCGGATAGGAGGAACTTGTAAACTCTATTTGAAAGGAAGTTTTTATCTAGAATAG